From one Plectropomus leopardus isolate mb chromosome 8, YSFRI_Pleo_2.0, whole genome shotgun sequence genomic stretch:
- the snphb gene encoding syntaphilin isoform X2 → MSAPAPANRRSALGSRRFDYCRFIELDYVPMETGYMVSMRPTKGYASTKSPTKGYASTKSPDRHSRTTNSPSTPRSRRTPAAPSNRDPHGNTSLSSSSNSGSCKGSDCSPTKGRHQKYTSCTDNHGIRPPPPEQYLTPLQQKEVCIRHLRARLKETINTLQDRDTEIDELRGQLYRMQEDWVEEECHRVEAQLALKEARQEIQQLKQAVDTVRSRLSDAGGLSGDVGVQKYFQDINTQNHKLENLLLSMELAQAGLAKEGEAMQGCRIRVGGSAPASVSGESPGGMPKPAVGGRGSCSCDGSPARSLTRSSTYTKLSDQALADRNGNGTDFPCLSGDGTQDSGFVCCGESSIPSRADLLLEAAFLSEETASLLNSYSQTFSHSLPHSLPQTLPHSLPHTQPRSLPNSLTNPLPHTFSHTLPHSFPHNLSHSVPHTMQHSATYEKLCTGERLAPLRCSLGGVGCMSHPCLSHHLYLHPLRETGIQTESCPIPATAGYPSDLDTIAEQRTFRSQACSPTSTWMSDEGEEELDSITTTTSVTTATVMSTATEPIPVSKTPVIPPFPRSATVACSMESPLHEGKEGVEAEEKQEKEKREKEAVATEKQKETTVITPAEEGQHMQIGSVEGNEVEVQGAVEEAAPVKQCNLADTSAGMEGELKFGGCCGEGRLVRTTLGNLNMEDRQQEVGLPAASSQVETAEHSPSPPGLSPDTEQPQTSQPRRSTSHEEIAGVTVVELHDEDDIEDKTKEQGATGGAAAEEGDSSDSATIQKSYWSRHFLVDLLAVAIPVVPTVAWLCRGPVRDGQPMYHIGSLLRGCCTVALHSLRRGGGLRHYPAGGGDLGGSQI, encoded by the exons GTTTGACTACTGCAGGTTCATAGAGCTAGACTACGTCCCTATGGAGACAGGCTATATGGTCTCAATGCGTCCCACTAAAGGCTATGCATCAACCAAGTCACCGACTAAAGGATACGCTTCCACCAAGTCTCCAGATCGCCACAGCCGTACGACAAACTCTCCCTCAACCCCTCGTTCTCG GCGGACACCAGCCGCGCCCAGTAATAGAGATCCTCATGGCAACAcctccctcagcagcagcagtaactCAGGCTCTTGTAAAGGCAGCGACTGCAGCCCCACCAAAGG TCGTCATCAGAAGTACACGTCATGTACGGACAACCATGGTATCCGGCCCCCTCCACCAGAGCAGTACCTTACACCCCTGCAGCAGAAAGAGGTGTGTATCCGACACCTGCGGGCCAGGCTAAAGGAAACCATCAATACTCTACAAGACAG GGACACAGAGATAGATGAGCTGAGAGGCCAGCTTTACAGAATGCAGGAGGACTGGGTTGAGGAGGAGTGCCACCGTGTGGAGGCTCAGCTGGCCCTTAAGGAGGCACGCCAGGAGATCCAACAGCTCAAACAGGCTGTGGACACGGTACGCTCCAGGCTCAGTGATGCTGGGGGGCTCAGCGGGGACGTTGGGGTCCAGAAGTACTTTCAGGACATCAATACTCAGAACCACAAGCTTGAGAACCTTTTGCTCAGTATGGAGCTAGCTCAGGCTGGGTTAGCCAAGGAGGGTGAAGCCATGCAAGGCTGTCGGATCCGTGTCGGAGGTTCGGCACCAGCATCGGTATCCGGAGAAAGTCCAGGGGGAATGCCCAAACCGGCAGTAGGAGGAAGGGGGTCTTGCTCCTGCGATGGTTCCCCAGCCCGTTCTCTGACCCGGAGCTCCACCTATACCAAGCTGAGTGATCAGGCACTTGCAGACCGGAACGGCAATGGCACAGACTTTCCTTGTCTGTCAGGTGATGGCACCCAGGACAGTGGTTTTGTGTGCTGTGGGGAGAGCAGCATCCCCAGCCGGGCTGACCTGCTACTGGAGGCCGCCTTCCTCTCTGAGGAAACAGCATCTTTACTCAACTCTTACTCACAGACCTTTTCCCACTCTCTACCCCACTCTCTACCCCAAACTCTACCCCACTCTCTGCCCCACACTCAGCCCCGTTCTCTACCCAACTCTCTGACCAACCCTCTGCCGCACACTTTCTCCCATACTTTACCTCATTCTTTCCCCCACAATTTGTCTCACTCTGTTCCTCACACTATGCAGCACTCTGCCACCTATGAGAAGCTCTGCACAGGGGAGCGGCTGGCACCTTTGCGTTGCAGCCTGGGTGGAGTGGGCTGTATGAGCCATCCTTGCCTGTCCCACCACCTCTACCTGCACCCATTGCGGGAGACAGGCATTCAGACTGAAAGCTGCCCTATCCCTGCAACGGCAGGTTACCCCTCTGATCTGGATACCATTGCGGAGCAACGCACGTTCCGCTCCCAGGCCTGCAGCCCCACCTCTACCTGGATGTCTGATGAAGGGGAGGAGGAACTGGACTCCATCACCACCACAACTTCAGTAACCACAGCAACAGTCATGAGTACAGCAACAGAACCCATCCCAGTCTCCAAAACACCAGTGATCCCTCCCTTTCCTCGCTCTGCTACTGTGGCATGTTCCATGGAAAGTCCTCTACATGAGGGGAAAGAGGGAGTTGAGGCTGAGGAAAagcaggagaaagagaagagggagaaggaAGCCGTAGCAacggaaaaacaaaaagaaacaacagtgATTACACCGGCAGAAGAAGGGCAGCACATGCAAATTGGCTCAGTGGAAGGGAATGAGGTGGAAGTTCAGGGTGCAGTGGAGGAGGCAGCACCAGTAAAACAGTGCAACTTAGCAGACACATCAGCAGGGATGGAGGGGGAGCTTAAGTTTGGAGGGTGTTGTGGAGAAGGCAGACTTGTTCGGACAACACTGGGAAACCTGAACATGGAAGACAGGCAGCAAGAAGTTGGTCTACCTGCAGCATCATCCCAGGTAGAGACAGCAGAACATAGTCCTAGTCCTCCAGGATTGTCACCAGACACAGAACAGCCTCAAACGTCCCAGCCAAGGAGATCTACTTCCCACGAGGAGATAGCAGGAGTCACTGTAGTGGAGTTGCATGATGAGGATGATATTGAAGATAAAACTAAAGAACAAGGCGCCACAGGgggtgctgcagcagaggaagGAGATTCATCGGACTCTGCGACAATTCAGAAAAGCTACTGGAGTCGTCACTTCCTGGTTGATCTGCTGGCAGTGGCCATCCCTGTGGTGCCAACAGTGGCATGGCTCTGCCGTGGTCCAGTCCGTGACGGACAGCCCATGTATCATATAGGGTCACTGCTGCGAGGTTGTTGCACTGTGGCTCTGCACTCACTGCGCAGGGGAGGTGGGCTAAGGCATTACCCCGCAGGCGGGGGAGACCTGGGCGGATCACAGATATAA
- the snphb gene encoding syntaphilin isoform X3: METGYMVSMRPTKGYASTKSPTKGYASTKSPDRHSRTTNSPSTPRSRRTPAAPSNRDPHGNTSLSSSSNSGSCKGSDCSPTKGRHQKYTSCTDNHGIRPPPPEQYLTPLQQKEVCIRHLRARLKETINTLQDRDTEIDELRGQLYRMQEDWVEEECHRVEAQLALKEARQEIQQLKQAVDTVRSRLSDAGGLSGDVGVQKYFQDINTQNHKLENLLLSMELAQAGLAKEGEAMQGCRIRVGGSAPASVSGESPGGMPKPAVGGRGSCSCDGSPARSLTRSSTYTKLSDQALADRNGNGTDFPCLSGDGTQDSGFVCCGESSIPSRADLLLEAAFLSEETASLLNSYSQTFSHSLPHSLPQTLPHSLPHTQPRSLPNSLTNPLPHTFSHTLPHSFPHNLSHSVPHTMQHSATYEKLCTGERLAPLRCSLGGVGCMSHPCLSHHLYLHPLRETGIQTESCPIPATAGYPSDLDTIAEQRTFRSQACSPTSTWMSDEGEEELDSITTTTSVTTATVMSTATEPIPVSKTPVIPPFPRSATVACSMESPLHEGKEGVEAEEKQEKEKREKEAVATEKQKETTVITPAEEGQHMQIGSVEGNEVEVQGAVEEAAPVKQCNLADTSAGMEGELKFGGCCGEGRLVRTTLGNLNMEDRQQEVGLPAASSQVETAEHSPSPPGLSPDTEQPQTSQPRRSTSHEEIAGVTVVELHDEDDIEDKTKEQGATGGAAAEEGDSSDSATIQKSYWSRHFLVDLLAVAIPVVPTVAWLCRGPVRDGQPMYHIGSLLRGCCTVALHSLRRGGGLRHYPAGGGDLGGSQI; encoded by the exons ATGGAGACAGGCTATATGGTCTCAATGCGTCCCACTAAAGGCTATGCATCAACCAAGTCACCGACTAAAGGATACGCTTCCACCAAGTCTCCAGATCGCCACAGCCGTACGACAAACTCTCCCTCAACCCCTCGTTCTCG GCGGACACCAGCCGCGCCCAGTAATAGAGATCCTCATGGCAACAcctccctcagcagcagcagtaactCAGGCTCTTGTAAAGGCAGCGACTGCAGCCCCACCAAAGG TCGTCATCAGAAGTACACGTCATGTACGGACAACCATGGTATCCGGCCCCCTCCACCAGAGCAGTACCTTACACCCCTGCAGCAGAAAGAGGTGTGTATCCGACACCTGCGGGCCAGGCTAAAGGAAACCATCAATACTCTACAAGACAG GGACACAGAGATAGATGAGCTGAGAGGCCAGCTTTACAGAATGCAGGAGGACTGGGTTGAGGAGGAGTGCCACCGTGTGGAGGCTCAGCTGGCCCTTAAGGAGGCACGCCAGGAGATCCAACAGCTCAAACAGGCTGTGGACACGGTACGCTCCAGGCTCAGTGATGCTGGGGGGCTCAGCGGGGACGTTGGGGTCCAGAAGTACTTTCAGGACATCAATACTCAGAACCACAAGCTTGAGAACCTTTTGCTCAGTATGGAGCTAGCTCAGGCTGGGTTAGCCAAGGAGGGTGAAGCCATGCAAGGCTGTCGGATCCGTGTCGGAGGTTCGGCACCAGCATCGGTATCCGGAGAAAGTCCAGGGGGAATGCCCAAACCGGCAGTAGGAGGAAGGGGGTCTTGCTCCTGCGATGGTTCCCCAGCCCGTTCTCTGACCCGGAGCTCCACCTATACCAAGCTGAGTGATCAGGCACTTGCAGACCGGAACGGCAATGGCACAGACTTTCCTTGTCTGTCAGGTGATGGCACCCAGGACAGTGGTTTTGTGTGCTGTGGGGAGAGCAGCATCCCCAGCCGGGCTGACCTGCTACTGGAGGCCGCCTTCCTCTCTGAGGAAACAGCATCTTTACTCAACTCTTACTCACAGACCTTTTCCCACTCTCTACCCCACTCTCTACCCCAAACTCTACCCCACTCTCTGCCCCACACTCAGCCCCGTTCTCTACCCAACTCTCTGACCAACCCTCTGCCGCACACTTTCTCCCATACTTTACCTCATTCTTTCCCCCACAATTTGTCTCACTCTGTTCCTCACACTATGCAGCACTCTGCCACCTATGAGAAGCTCTGCACAGGGGAGCGGCTGGCACCTTTGCGTTGCAGCCTGGGTGGAGTGGGCTGTATGAGCCATCCTTGCCTGTCCCACCACCTCTACCTGCACCCATTGCGGGAGACAGGCATTCAGACTGAAAGCTGCCCTATCCCTGCAACGGCAGGTTACCCCTCTGATCTGGATACCATTGCGGAGCAACGCACGTTCCGCTCCCAGGCCTGCAGCCCCACCTCTACCTGGATGTCTGATGAAGGGGAGGAGGAACTGGACTCCATCACCACCACAACTTCAGTAACCACAGCAACAGTCATGAGTACAGCAACAGAACCCATCCCAGTCTCCAAAACACCAGTGATCCCTCCCTTTCCTCGCTCTGCTACTGTGGCATGTTCCATGGAAAGTCCTCTACATGAGGGGAAAGAGGGAGTTGAGGCTGAGGAAAagcaggagaaagagaagagggagaaggaAGCCGTAGCAacggaaaaacaaaaagaaacaacagtgATTACACCGGCAGAAGAAGGGCAGCACATGCAAATTGGCTCAGTGGAAGGGAATGAGGTGGAAGTTCAGGGTGCAGTGGAGGAGGCAGCACCAGTAAAACAGTGCAACTTAGCAGACACATCAGCAGGGATGGAGGGGGAGCTTAAGTTTGGAGGGTGTTGTGGAGAAGGCAGACTTGTTCGGACAACACTGGGAAACCTGAACATGGAAGACAGGCAGCAAGAAGTTGGTCTACCTGCAGCATCATCCCAGGTAGAGACAGCAGAACATAGTCCTAGTCCTCCAGGATTGTCACCAGACACAGAACAGCCTCAAACGTCCCAGCCAAGGAGATCTACTTCCCACGAGGAGATAGCAGGAGTCACTGTAGTGGAGTTGCATGATGAGGATGATATTGAAGATAAAACTAAAGAACAAGGCGCCACAGGgggtgctgcagcagaggaagGAGATTCATCGGACTCTGCGACAATTCAGAAAAGCTACTGGAGTCGTCACTTCCTGGTTGATCTGCTGGCAGTGGCCATCCCTGTGGTGCCAACAGTGGCATGGCTCTGCCGTGGTCCAGTCCGTGACGGACAGCCCATGTATCATATAGGGTCACTGCTGCGAGGTTGTTGCACTGTGGCTCTGCACTCACTGCGCAGGGGAGGTGGGCTAAGGCATTACCCCGCAGGCGGGGGAGACCTGGGCGGATCACAGATATAA
- the snphb gene encoding syntaphilin isoform X4: MSAPAPANRRSALGSRRRTPAAPSNRDPHGNTSLSSSSNSGSCKGSDCSPTKGRHQKYTSCTDNHGIRPPPPEQYLTPLQQKEVCIRHLRARLKETINTLQDRDTEIDELRGQLYRMQEDWVEEECHRVEAQLALKEARQEIQQLKQAVDTVRSRLSDAGGLSGDVGVQKYFQDINTQNHKLENLLLSMELAQAGLAKEGEAMQGCRIRVGGSAPASVSGESPGGMPKPAVGGRGSCSCDGSPARSLTRSSTYTKLSDQALADRNGNGTDFPCLSGDGTQDSGFVCCGESSIPSRADLLLEAAFLSEETASLLNSYSQTFSHSLPHSLPQTLPHSLPHTQPRSLPNSLTNPLPHTFSHTLPHSFPHNLSHSVPHTMQHSATYEKLCTGERLAPLRCSLGGVGCMSHPCLSHHLYLHPLRETGIQTESCPIPATAGYPSDLDTIAEQRTFRSQACSPTSTWMSDEGEEELDSITTTTSVTTATVMSTATEPIPVSKTPVIPPFPRSATVACSMESPLHEGKEGVEAEEKQEKEKREKEAVATEKQKETTVITPAEEGQHMQIGSVEGNEVEVQGAVEEAAPVKQCNLADTSAGMEGELKFGGCCGEGRLVRTTLGNLNMEDRQQEVGLPAASSQVETAEHSPSPPGLSPDTEQPQTSQPRRSTSHEEIAGVTVVELHDEDDIEDKTKEQGATGGAAAEEGDSSDSATIQKSYWSRHFLVDLLAVAIPVVPTVAWLCRGPVRDGQPMYHIGSLLRGCCTVALHSLRRGGGLRHYPAGGGDLGGSQI; the protein is encoded by the exons GCGGACACCAGCCGCGCCCAGTAATAGAGATCCTCATGGCAACAcctccctcagcagcagcagtaactCAGGCTCTTGTAAAGGCAGCGACTGCAGCCCCACCAAAGG TCGTCATCAGAAGTACACGTCATGTACGGACAACCATGGTATCCGGCCCCCTCCACCAGAGCAGTACCTTACACCCCTGCAGCAGAAAGAGGTGTGTATCCGACACCTGCGGGCCAGGCTAAAGGAAACCATCAATACTCTACAAGACAG GGACACAGAGATAGATGAGCTGAGAGGCCAGCTTTACAGAATGCAGGAGGACTGGGTTGAGGAGGAGTGCCACCGTGTGGAGGCTCAGCTGGCCCTTAAGGAGGCACGCCAGGAGATCCAACAGCTCAAACAGGCTGTGGACACGGTACGCTCCAGGCTCAGTGATGCTGGGGGGCTCAGCGGGGACGTTGGGGTCCAGAAGTACTTTCAGGACATCAATACTCAGAACCACAAGCTTGAGAACCTTTTGCTCAGTATGGAGCTAGCTCAGGCTGGGTTAGCCAAGGAGGGTGAAGCCATGCAAGGCTGTCGGATCCGTGTCGGAGGTTCGGCACCAGCATCGGTATCCGGAGAAAGTCCAGGGGGAATGCCCAAACCGGCAGTAGGAGGAAGGGGGTCTTGCTCCTGCGATGGTTCCCCAGCCCGTTCTCTGACCCGGAGCTCCACCTATACCAAGCTGAGTGATCAGGCACTTGCAGACCGGAACGGCAATGGCACAGACTTTCCTTGTCTGTCAGGTGATGGCACCCAGGACAGTGGTTTTGTGTGCTGTGGGGAGAGCAGCATCCCCAGCCGGGCTGACCTGCTACTGGAGGCCGCCTTCCTCTCTGAGGAAACAGCATCTTTACTCAACTCTTACTCACAGACCTTTTCCCACTCTCTACCCCACTCTCTACCCCAAACTCTACCCCACTCTCTGCCCCACACTCAGCCCCGTTCTCTACCCAACTCTCTGACCAACCCTCTGCCGCACACTTTCTCCCATACTTTACCTCATTCTTTCCCCCACAATTTGTCTCACTCTGTTCCTCACACTATGCAGCACTCTGCCACCTATGAGAAGCTCTGCACAGGGGAGCGGCTGGCACCTTTGCGTTGCAGCCTGGGTGGAGTGGGCTGTATGAGCCATCCTTGCCTGTCCCACCACCTCTACCTGCACCCATTGCGGGAGACAGGCATTCAGACTGAAAGCTGCCCTATCCCTGCAACGGCAGGTTACCCCTCTGATCTGGATACCATTGCGGAGCAACGCACGTTCCGCTCCCAGGCCTGCAGCCCCACCTCTACCTGGATGTCTGATGAAGGGGAGGAGGAACTGGACTCCATCACCACCACAACTTCAGTAACCACAGCAACAGTCATGAGTACAGCAACAGAACCCATCCCAGTCTCCAAAACACCAGTGATCCCTCCCTTTCCTCGCTCTGCTACTGTGGCATGTTCCATGGAAAGTCCTCTACATGAGGGGAAAGAGGGAGTTGAGGCTGAGGAAAagcaggagaaagagaagagggagaaggaAGCCGTAGCAacggaaaaacaaaaagaaacaacagtgATTACACCGGCAGAAGAAGGGCAGCACATGCAAATTGGCTCAGTGGAAGGGAATGAGGTGGAAGTTCAGGGTGCAGTGGAGGAGGCAGCACCAGTAAAACAGTGCAACTTAGCAGACACATCAGCAGGGATGGAGGGGGAGCTTAAGTTTGGAGGGTGTTGTGGAGAAGGCAGACTTGTTCGGACAACACTGGGAAACCTGAACATGGAAGACAGGCAGCAAGAAGTTGGTCTACCTGCAGCATCATCCCAGGTAGAGACAGCAGAACATAGTCCTAGTCCTCCAGGATTGTCACCAGACACAGAACAGCCTCAAACGTCCCAGCCAAGGAGATCTACTTCCCACGAGGAGATAGCAGGAGTCACTGTAGTGGAGTTGCATGATGAGGATGATATTGAAGATAAAACTAAAGAACAAGGCGCCACAGGgggtgctgcagcagaggaagGAGATTCATCGGACTCTGCGACAATTCAGAAAAGCTACTGGAGTCGTCACTTCCTGGTTGATCTGCTGGCAGTGGCCATCCCTGTGGTGCCAACAGTGGCATGGCTCTGCCGTGGTCCAGTCCGTGACGGACAGCCCATGTATCATATAGGGTCACTGCTGCGAGGTTGTTGCACTGTGGCTCTGCACTCACTGCGCAGGGGAGGTGGGCTAAGGCATTACCCCGCAGGCGGGGGAGACCTGGGCGGATCACAGATATAA
- the snphb gene encoding syntaphilin isoform X1 — MSAPAPANRRSALGSRRFNPLKALQPKRRLQQILASSPVPVPKPASVPGTGTGTSGTGTAVPAATAPVAIPVPAPPAFDYCRFIELDYVPMETGYMVSMRPTKGYASTKSPTKGYASTKSPDRHSRTTNSPSTPRSRRTPAAPSNRDPHGNTSLSSSSNSGSCKGSDCSPTKGRHQKYTSCTDNHGIRPPPPEQYLTPLQQKEVCIRHLRARLKETINTLQDRDTEIDELRGQLYRMQEDWVEEECHRVEAQLALKEARQEIQQLKQAVDTVRSRLSDAGGLSGDVGVQKYFQDINTQNHKLENLLLSMELAQAGLAKEGEAMQGCRIRVGGSAPASVSGESPGGMPKPAVGGRGSCSCDGSPARSLTRSSTYTKLSDQALADRNGNGTDFPCLSGDGTQDSGFVCCGESSIPSRADLLLEAAFLSEETASLLNSYSQTFSHSLPHSLPQTLPHSLPHTQPRSLPNSLTNPLPHTFSHTLPHSFPHNLSHSVPHTMQHSATYEKLCTGERLAPLRCSLGGVGCMSHPCLSHHLYLHPLRETGIQTESCPIPATAGYPSDLDTIAEQRTFRSQACSPTSTWMSDEGEEELDSITTTTSVTTATVMSTATEPIPVSKTPVIPPFPRSATVACSMESPLHEGKEGVEAEEKQEKEKREKEAVATEKQKETTVITPAEEGQHMQIGSVEGNEVEVQGAVEEAAPVKQCNLADTSAGMEGELKFGGCCGEGRLVRTTLGNLNMEDRQQEVGLPAASSQVETAEHSPSPPGLSPDTEQPQTSQPRRSTSHEEIAGVTVVELHDEDDIEDKTKEQGATGGAAAEEGDSSDSATIQKSYWSRHFLVDLLAVAIPVVPTVAWLCRGPVRDGQPMYHIGSLLRGCCTVALHSLRRGGGLRHYPAGGGDLGGSQI, encoded by the exons GTTTGACTACTGCAGGTTCATAGAGCTAGACTACGTCCCTATGGAGACAGGCTATATGGTCTCAATGCGTCCCACTAAAGGCTATGCATCAACCAAGTCACCGACTAAAGGATACGCTTCCACCAAGTCTCCAGATCGCCACAGCCGTACGACAAACTCTCCCTCAACCCCTCGTTCTCG GCGGACACCAGCCGCGCCCAGTAATAGAGATCCTCATGGCAACAcctccctcagcagcagcagtaactCAGGCTCTTGTAAAGGCAGCGACTGCAGCCCCACCAAAGG TCGTCATCAGAAGTACACGTCATGTACGGACAACCATGGTATCCGGCCCCCTCCACCAGAGCAGTACCTTACACCCCTGCAGCAGAAAGAGGTGTGTATCCGACACCTGCGGGCCAGGCTAAAGGAAACCATCAATACTCTACAAGACAG GGACACAGAGATAGATGAGCTGAGAGGCCAGCTTTACAGAATGCAGGAGGACTGGGTTGAGGAGGAGTGCCACCGTGTGGAGGCTCAGCTGGCCCTTAAGGAGGCACGCCAGGAGATCCAACAGCTCAAACAGGCTGTGGACACGGTACGCTCCAGGCTCAGTGATGCTGGGGGGCTCAGCGGGGACGTTGGGGTCCAGAAGTACTTTCAGGACATCAATACTCAGAACCACAAGCTTGAGAACCTTTTGCTCAGTATGGAGCTAGCTCAGGCTGGGTTAGCCAAGGAGGGTGAAGCCATGCAAGGCTGTCGGATCCGTGTCGGAGGTTCGGCACCAGCATCGGTATCCGGAGAAAGTCCAGGGGGAATGCCCAAACCGGCAGTAGGAGGAAGGGGGTCTTGCTCCTGCGATGGTTCCCCAGCCCGTTCTCTGACCCGGAGCTCCACCTATACCAAGCTGAGTGATCAGGCACTTGCAGACCGGAACGGCAATGGCACAGACTTTCCTTGTCTGTCAGGTGATGGCACCCAGGACAGTGGTTTTGTGTGCTGTGGGGAGAGCAGCATCCCCAGCCGGGCTGACCTGCTACTGGAGGCCGCCTTCCTCTCTGAGGAAACAGCATCTTTACTCAACTCTTACTCACAGACCTTTTCCCACTCTCTACCCCACTCTCTACCCCAAACTCTACCCCACTCTCTGCCCCACACTCAGCCCCGTTCTCTACCCAACTCTCTGACCAACCCTCTGCCGCACACTTTCTCCCATACTTTACCTCATTCTTTCCCCCACAATTTGTCTCACTCTGTTCCTCACACTATGCAGCACTCTGCCACCTATGAGAAGCTCTGCACAGGGGAGCGGCTGGCACCTTTGCGTTGCAGCCTGGGTGGAGTGGGCTGTATGAGCCATCCTTGCCTGTCCCACCACCTCTACCTGCACCCATTGCGGGAGACAGGCATTCAGACTGAAAGCTGCCCTATCCCTGCAACGGCAGGTTACCCCTCTGATCTGGATACCATTGCGGAGCAACGCACGTTCCGCTCCCAGGCCTGCAGCCCCACCTCTACCTGGATGTCTGATGAAGGGGAGGAGGAACTGGACTCCATCACCACCACAACTTCAGTAACCACAGCAACAGTCATGAGTACAGCAACAGAACCCATCCCAGTCTCCAAAACACCAGTGATCCCTCCCTTTCCTCGCTCTGCTACTGTGGCATGTTCCATGGAAAGTCCTCTACATGAGGGGAAAGAGGGAGTTGAGGCTGAGGAAAagcaggagaaagagaagagggagaaggaAGCCGTAGCAacggaaaaacaaaaagaaacaacagtgATTACACCGGCAGAAGAAGGGCAGCACATGCAAATTGGCTCAGTGGAAGGGAATGAGGTGGAAGTTCAGGGTGCAGTGGAGGAGGCAGCACCAGTAAAACAGTGCAACTTAGCAGACACATCAGCAGGGATGGAGGGGGAGCTTAAGTTTGGAGGGTGTTGTGGAGAAGGCAGACTTGTTCGGACAACACTGGGAAACCTGAACATGGAAGACAGGCAGCAAGAAGTTGGTCTACCTGCAGCATCATCCCAGGTAGAGACAGCAGAACATAGTCCTAGTCCTCCAGGATTGTCACCAGACACAGAACAGCCTCAAACGTCCCAGCCAAGGAGATCTACTTCCCACGAGGAGATAGCAGGAGTCACTGTAGTGGAGTTGCATGATGAGGATGATATTGAAGATAAAACTAAAGAACAAGGCGCCACAGGgggtgctgcagcagaggaagGAGATTCATCGGACTCTGCGACAATTCAGAAAAGCTACTGGAGTCGTCACTTCCTGGTTGATCTGCTGGCAGTGGCCATCCCTGTGGTGCCAACAGTGGCATGGCTCTGCCGTGGTCCAGTCCGTGACGGACAGCCCATGTATCATATAGGGTCACTGCTGCGAGGTTGTTGCACTGTGGCTCTGCACTCACTGCGCAGGGGAGGTGGGCTAAGGCATTACCCCGCAGGCGGGGGAGACCTGGGCGGATCACAGATATAA